Proteins encoded in a region of the Magallana gigas chromosome 8, xbMagGiga1.1, whole genome shotgun sequence genome:
- the LOC105320069 gene encoding uncharacterized protein — translation MVKTVWKMKIPLLTLILTTALEETKTESCRDVLQGYLSGQSSCAQGMYQHEALKREFKSFTNVIEQSMAEFKDKVKVEMQIIKDDSNKSIVYTRWGKKACPTHAELILSGFTGGSWYGHSGAAAEPLCLPRDPEWSFYKDGTDGAKAYVYGAEYETHSFSGFKKTLAEHDVPCAVCLVRNRSVVNMFPASKTCRKGWTLEYNGYLMAGHHDQTAGTTYTCVDSNPEALHGGHLNHNGYLLYPVEARCGSLKCPPYTEGRELVCAVCSKI, via the exons ATGGTGAAAACCGTGTGG AAAATGAAGATTCCTCTTTTGACACTTATACTAACTACCGCACTAGAGGAGACTAAAACAGAAAGCTGTAGAGATGTTCTCCAAGGCTATTTGTCTGGACAATCGTCCTGTGCTCAAGGAATGTATCAACATGAGGCTTTGAAACgagaatttaaaagttttactaATGTTATTGAGCAATCAATGGCAGAGTTTAAAGATAAAGTCAAAGTTGAAATGCAGATAATCAAAG ATGACAGTAACAAAAGTATAGTATACACACGATGGGGAAAGAAGGCCTGTCCTACTCATGCGGAGTTAATACTTTCAG GCTTTACCGGTGGATCTTGGTATGGCCATTCGGGAGCTGCCGCTGAACCGCTTTGTTTGCCAAGAGATCCAGAGTGGAGTTTTTACAAAGATGGGACAGATGGAGCTAAAGCTTACGTCTATGGTGCCGAATACGAAACGCACTCATTTTCGGGTTTCAAAAAAACATTGGCTGAACATGATGTTCCGTGTGCTGTTTGTCTTGTGCGAAATAGATCTGTCGTCAACATGTTTCCTG CAAGTAAAACGTGTCGCAAAGGATGGACCCTGGAATACAATGGTTACCTAATGGCTGGTCACCATGATCAAACAGCTGGGACAACCTACACTTGTGTAGACAGTAATCCAGAGGCATTACATGGAGGTCATTTAAATCACAATGGATACCTATTATATCCGGTTGAGGCTCGATGTGGTTCCCTAAAGTGTCCACCGTATACTGAGGGAAGGGAACTAGTGTGTGCAGTTTGTTCCAAAATATGA